One Triticum dicoccoides isolate Atlit2015 ecotype Zavitan chromosome 5B, WEW_v2.0, whole genome shotgun sequence genomic window carries:
- the LOC119307177 gene encoding uncharacterized protein LOC119307177: MRRSREEDIMPREASERRRRRRRAHMATARHDCGASLPYEMIIEILQWLPVKSVFRFRAVCRSWAALLSSDEFRRLHMSVAKDARRPAPPAKLLYISPTATFDSTAVYSCPFSPSSSSGRPRDRGDLLFTIDGARGNCVEVATPAPCRGLTLLYDALGGAFYICNAATRAATRLPASTEERAARSTAGLGFDAHTDEYKVVRLINRLCHQKDMVRCEIYTPGGRFGDRWRPPAGGVPLSLHQFVYAAVTNAELNKLPPVFAKGCLHWLMRPASFTTTPSVAVVSFSVTEETFTCLRSPPFSVPGAPPIRYGLSEEQLVEMDDQLCLVRDTRNTMLYANVLEIWKLPDYSSGDWLLSHRINLSSHLARDLRESQILRVIGCFGINSSSPRKKIVITTSKHKIFDKYQKMVHTYDPRSEALETILSITETHSTPYYGPPSSRFSFIQETLAPVHKTDEEIALSSDLAKVIREILLRLPAKAVVHSKFVCKQWFRLIESENFIQSYFQHKNMDKRPKVMLLVKGTGQLVFSFSPLNKCIQEAPSNSTLLDTKVVCSKPCHGLNLVSTETRDYLCNPCTGFHRGYSLGPSLLQSKAEEHAFTVGNKNVGLTFDPLTHQHVMVAIFYRQKDFKSRQYDLTCTLRWCNSRDRPQRSSVPPLPVNDMPPAYVEGMLYWMSEPRLGRSCEWTIVSFNLATRIFDVVPCPSWFARWNSRNRCRAFVVELEGVLCAVLADPVAEKLDVWKLERGQWGRAFTIHLEAYPDYSLKTSVVVPLAVDRDYGRILLNTGRKIGLYDPVEQAIQNLYSLDQVPVVRSCSSPHHKFLDMPSTSAANSLTCSKEDSAAEMNRMDSKMIPCVPMLYEESLACYTRVAKKQLLW; encoded by the coding sequence ATGCGTAGAAGCAGGGAGGAGGATATCATGCCGAGGGAGGCCagtgagaggaggaggaggaggaggagggcacaCATGGCCACCGCAAGACATGATTGCGGGGCATCGCTTCCATACGAGATGATCATAGAGATTCTGCAGTGGCTTCCTGTCAAATCCGTCTTCCGCTTCAGAGCAGTTTGCCGCTCCTGGGCTGCGCTGCTCTCCTCCGATGAATTCCGCCGCCTCCACATGTCAGTAGCCAAGGACGCAAGGCGGCCTGCACCACCAGCCAAGCTGCTATACATCTCACCGACCGCCACATTCGACTCCACGGCGGTCTACTCGTGCCCcttctcgccatcatcatcatcggggcGCCCAAGAGATCGTGGGGACCTACTGTTCACCATCGACGGTGCCCGTGGCAACTGTGTGGAAGTAGCGACGCCGGCACCATGCCGTGGCCTCACCCTCCTCTATGACGCTCTCGGTGGAGCTTTCTACATCTGCAACGCGGCAACACGAGCTGCTACGCGTCTGCCAGCTTCCACTGAGGAACGAGCAGCCAGGTCCACTGCTGGGCTGGGGTTTGATGCCCACACAGATGAGTACAAAGTGGTGAGGTTGATCAATAGGTTGTGTCATCAGAAGGACATGGTGAGGTGTGAGATTTACACACCTGGAGGCCGCTTTGGGGATCGCTGGAGGCCGCCTGCGGGAGGAGTACCCTTGAGCTTGCATCAGTTTGTATATGCCGCTGTTACAAATGCGGAATTGAACAAATTACCTCCTGTGTTTGCCAAGGGTTGCCTGCACTGGTTGATGAGACCTGCCTCTTTCACCACGACTCCAAGTGTTGCTGTCGTGTCCTTCTCGGTCACAGAGGAGACCTTCACATGTCTCCGGTCACCGCCCTTCTCGGTACCAGGAGCGCCGCCGATCAGGTATGGGTTGTCAGAAGAGCAACTAGTGGAGATGGATGACCAACTATGTTTGGTCCGAGATACTCGCAACACAATGCTTTATGCTAATGTTTTGGAGATCTGGAAACTGCCGGACTATAGCTCTGGTGACTGGTTACTGAGTCACCGGATCAATTTGTCGAGCCACCTGGCAAGAGATTTACGCGAATCACAAATTCTGAGAGTTATTGGATGTTTTGGCATCAATTCCAGCTCGCCAAGGAAGAAGATAGTCATCACTACTAGCAAGCACAAGATTTTCGACAAGTATCAGAAAATGGTTCACACGTATGACCCTAGGTCTGAAGCTCTAGAAACCATTCTTTCAATCACGGAGACACACTCAACTCCATATTATGGGCCCCCTAGTTCAAGGTTTAGTTTCATTCAAGAGACCCTTGCTCCTGTGCATAAAACAGATGAAGAGATAGCCTTATCATCTGACCTGGCTAAGGTGATTAGAGAGATCCTACTCCGCCTCCCAGCTAAAGCAGTGGTACACTCCAAATTTGTCTGCAAGCAGTGGTTCAGATTGATTGAGAGTGAAAACTTCATTCAGTCATACTTTCAGCATAAGAACATGGACAAAAGACCTAAGGTCATGCTTCTGGTCAAGGGCACTGGACAGTTGGTCTTCAGTTTTTCTCCCTTGAATAAATGCATCCAAGAAGCTCCTAGTAACAGTACACTACTTGACACAAAGGTGGTTTGCTCCAAGCCTTGCCATGGGCTGAACTTGGTAAGTACCGAGACGAGGGACTATCTCTGCAACCCATGTACAGGTTTCCACAGGGGCTACTCACTGGGGCCAAGTTTGCTGCAGAGTAAAGcagaagaacatgctttcacagTCGGCAATAAGAATGTTGGCTTGACTTTCGACCCTTTGACTCATCAACATGTTATGGTGGCAATCTTCTATCGCCAGAAGGACTTCAAATCTCGTCAATATGACCTGACATGCACGTTACGCTGGTGTAACTCTCGGGATCGTCCCCAACGGAGCTCGGTACCACCTCTGCCTGTGAATGACATGCCACCAGCATATGTTGAAGGAATGCTGTACTGGATGAGTGAACCAAGGTTGGGACGGAGCTGTGAATGGACCATTGTCTCTTTCAACCTTGCTACAAGAATTTTTGATGTTGTCCCTTGCCCTTCATGGTTTGCAAGATGGAATAGCAGAAACCGTTGCCGTGCATTTGTTGTTGAGCTTGAGGGAGTATTATGTGCTGTTCTAGCAGATCCAGTGGCAGAAAAATTAGATGTATGGAAGCTAGAGCGTGGCCAATGGGGTAGAGCATTCACAATTCACCTGGAAGCGTATCCTGACTATTCCCTTAAGACAAGTGTTGTGGTGCCATTAGCTGTTGATCGCGATTATGGGAGGATCCTGCTCAACACTGGAAGGAAAATAGGACTGTACGATCCAGTAGAGCAAGCAATTCAAAATTTGTATTCACTTGATCAGGTGCCGGTTGTCAGAAGTTGTAGTAGTCCACACCATAAGTTTCTTGATATGCCTTCAACTTCAGCAGCGAATAGTTTGACATGCTCCAAAGAAGACTCAGCGGCGGAGATGAATAGAATGGACTCTAAGATGATTCCTTGTGTTCCAATGTTATATGAGGAGAGCTTGGCATGTTACACCCGTGTGGCCAAGAAACAATTGTTGTGGTGA